A genomic region of Melanotaenia boesemani isolate fMelBoe1 chromosome 13, fMelBoe1.pri, whole genome shotgun sequence contains the following coding sequences:
- the irak1 gene encoding interleukin-1 receptor-associated kinase 1 isoform X3: MFGSGSGGNMSGGDLRGQLIIDLDPSVLVKFCLVMDGLTDLDWTRFASEVLRDQTNLRFAEKQPKRTDWVLKRWADRNGRVGELIDLLESLQLFRPRDIILSHIPGVTCSPSAPPPPPSVPFSQTPPAPPTGNIQSVGCSGSKSGGKLLPGPAPPPVGLYSQEVQPGVDADDGKGAVAAATCSSIFTVMRWSYEEVHAGTRGFSPSLQVGEGGFGVVYRATLNNTDCAIKRLRQDGLINWPQLKRSFQTEVEKLSKFRHRNIVDLLGFCEGGGTLCLIYSYMNHGSLEDQIHNVCELLSWPHRVSIVEGAAAALQFLHRPPAGQEQLIHGDVKSSNILLDQHLVAKLSDFGLARYAPPGGSSHSLTQTGSVGKTATVRGTLAYLPDEYVMRGELCTAVDVYSFGVVLLEVLTGRRALEKDGTSRERYLKDLVDEIQSSKNGSMSTAWRNQLDRRLISGGSAEPVGCQEVVDLACRTLTQQRKKRPSMTEVFEKLKSIHSTVKKASSSSSSLHYSPHLPPPPQSFPTPSSSLDEDVSQQMAKLGPLMHLYPAPSSSSSSSSSSSSYALTPPHPLHSSILPPLSSFIGPCETDESRGFSQYHPPSQVGSNATSCRSLTPPTRDPNRSPVPVQPSVPTEDQYPLQPSCSGFGSVREPNPGTWACGFSLVGSLRSMSPVPSVSVQINPSKQHLLEKKSLNEEGQTSTPPLLSSDDLCRWWEEF; the protein is encoded by the exons ATGTTCGGTTCCGGTTCCGGTGGAAACATGTCGGGAGGAGACCTGCGGGGCCAGTTAATCATCGACCTGGATCCTTCCGTCCTCGTTAAGTTCTGCCTGGTCATGGACGGGCTGACGGACCTGGACTGGACCCGCTTTG CCTCAGAAGTCCTCAGAGACCAGACCAACCTTCGCTTTGCCGAGAAGCAGCCCAAACGGACCGACTGGGTTCTGAAAAGATGGGCGGACCGCAACGGTCGCGTCGGGGAGCTGATCGACCTGCTGGAATCCCTGCAGCTCTTCAGACCACGAGACATCATCCTGAGCC aCATACCAGGTGTGACTTGCTCCCCCTCtgctcctccccctcctccatcTGTCCCTTTTTCCCAAACACCTCCGGCTCCGCCCACAGGTAATATCCAATCAG TTGGTTGTTCAGGGAGTAAATCAGGAGGAAAGCTGTTACCTGGACCTGCCCCGCCCCCCGTCGGTCTGTACTCCCAG GAAGTGCAGCCTGGTGTTGATGCTGATGATGGAAAAGGAGCCGTTGCCGCGGcgacctgcagcagcatctTCACAGTCATGCGCTGGTCATATGAAGAGGTGCATGCTGGGACACGAGGCTTCTCCCCGAGCCTgcaggtgggggaggggggcttCGGCGTGGTGTACCGGGCGACTCTAAACAACACGGACTGCGCCATCAAGAGGCTCCGACAG GATGGTCTGATAAACTGGCCTCAGCTGAAGAGAAGCTTCCAGACTGAAGTGGAGAAACTGTCAAA gtTCCGACACCGTAACATCGTGGACCTGCTGGGTTTCTGTGAAGGAGGAGGAACCTTGTGTCTGATCTACAGCTACATGAACCACGGATCTCTGGAGGACCAAATACACAAC gtgtgtgaGCTCCTCTCGTGGCCTCACAGAGTCAGTATTGTTGAAggggcagcagcagctctgcagtTCCTTCATCGCCCCCCTGCAGGTCAGGAACAGCTGATCCATGGAGACGTCAAGAG TTCCAACATCCTGCTGGACCAGCACCTTGTAGCGAAGCTTTCGGACTTCGGTCTGGCTCGGTATGCCCCGCCTGGTGGGTCCAGTCACTCGCTGACCCAGACGGGTTCTGTTGGTAAGACGGCGACGGTGAGGGGGACGTTGGCATACCTGCCGGACGAGTACGTGATGAGAGGAGAGCTGTGCACGGCCGTGGACGTGTACAGCTTCGGAGTG gttcTGCTGGAAGTGCTGACCGGGCGGCGGGCTCTGGAGAAAGATGGGACGTCCAGAGAGAGATACCTG AAGGATCTGGTGGACGAGATCCAGTCCAGTAAAAACGGCTCAATGTCAACAGCGTGGAGGAATCAGCTGGACAGACGTCTGATCTCAG GAGGGTCTGCTGAGCCAGTGGGCTGCCAGGAGGTGGTGGATCTGGCCTGTAGGACTCTGacacagcagaggaagaaaaggCCCAGCATGACGGAG gtGTTTGAGAAACTGAAGAGCATCCACAGCACTGTGAAGAaggcttcctcctcctcttcctccctccatTACAGTCCTCACCTCCCGCCCCCCCCTCAGTCCTTCCCCACACCCTCCAGCTCCCTGGATGAGGATGTCTCCCAGCAGATGGCCAAACTGGGGCCACTGATGCACTTGTATCCTgctccctcctcctcatcttcctcctcctcctcctcctcttcctacGCCCTCACCCCTCCTCACCCGCTCCACTCCTCCATCTtacctcctctctcctccttcaTCGGCCCGTGTGAGACGGATGAGAGTCGGGGTTTTTCCCAataccatcctccctcccaggTCGGGTCCAACGCTACCAGCTGCAGGTCTCTGACCCCGCCCACCAGAGACCCGAACCGCAGTCCCGTACCAGTCCAGCCATCTGTCCCGACCGAGGACCAATATCCCCTTCAGCCCAGCTGCTCTGGGTTCGGGTCTGTCAGAGAACCGAACCCGGGAACATGGGCCTGTGGGTTCTCTCTAGTGGGGTCCCTAAGGTCCATGTCACCTGTGCCCTCAG tttcagtccagATAAATCCCAGCAAACAGCATCTGCTGGAGAAGAAGAGTCTGAACGAGGAGGGTCAGACCAGCACTCCGCCGCTGCTGTCGTCTGATGACCTCTGTAG ATGGTGGGAGGAGTTCTGA
- the irak1 gene encoding interleukin-1 receptor-associated kinase 1 isoform X1, giving the protein MFGSGSGGNMSGGDLRGQLIIDLDPSVLVKFCLVMDGLTDLDWTRFASEVLRDQTNLRFAEKQPKRTDWVLKRWADRNGRVGELIDLLESLQLFRPRDIILSHIPGVTCSPSAPPPPPSVPFSQTPPAPPTGNIQSVGCSGSKSGGKLLPGPAPPPVGLYSQEVQPGVDADDGKGAVAAATCSSIFTVMRWSYEEVHAGTRGFSPSLQVGEGGFGVVYRATLNNTDCAIKRLRQDGLINWPQLKRSFQTEVEKLSKFRHRNIVDLLGFCEGGGTLCLIYSYMNHGSLEDQIHNVCELLSWPHRVSIVEGAAAALQFLHRPPAGQEQLIHGDVKSSNILLDQHLVAKLSDFGLARYAPPGGSSHSLTQTGSVGKTATVRGTLAYLPDEYVMRGELCTAVDVYSFGVVLLEVLTGRRALEKDGTSRERYLKDLVDEIQSSKNGSMSTAWRNQLDRRLISGGSAEPVGCQEVVDLACRTLTQQRKKRPSMTEVFEKLKSIHSTVKKASSSSSSLHYSPHLPPPPQSFPTPSSSLDEDVSQQMAKLGPLMHLYPAPSSSSSSSSSSSSYALTPPHPLHSSILPPLSSFIGPCETDESRGFSQYHPPSQVGSNATSCRSLTPPTRDPNRSPVPVQPSVPTEDQYPLQPSCSGFGSVREPNPGTWACGFSLVGSLRSMSPVPSVSVQINPSKQHLLEKKSLNEEGQTSTPPLLSSDDLYGGRSSDDVREPEESDELDYLPDRTC; this is encoded by the exons ATGTTCGGTTCCGGTTCCGGTGGAAACATGTCGGGAGGAGACCTGCGGGGCCAGTTAATCATCGACCTGGATCCTTCCGTCCTCGTTAAGTTCTGCCTGGTCATGGACGGGCTGACGGACCTGGACTGGACCCGCTTTG CCTCAGAAGTCCTCAGAGACCAGACCAACCTTCGCTTTGCCGAGAAGCAGCCCAAACGGACCGACTGGGTTCTGAAAAGATGGGCGGACCGCAACGGTCGCGTCGGGGAGCTGATCGACCTGCTGGAATCCCTGCAGCTCTTCAGACCACGAGACATCATCCTGAGCC aCATACCAGGTGTGACTTGCTCCCCCTCtgctcctccccctcctccatcTGTCCCTTTTTCCCAAACACCTCCGGCTCCGCCCACAGGTAATATCCAATCAG TTGGTTGTTCAGGGAGTAAATCAGGAGGAAAGCTGTTACCTGGACCTGCCCCGCCCCCCGTCGGTCTGTACTCCCAG GAAGTGCAGCCTGGTGTTGATGCTGATGATGGAAAAGGAGCCGTTGCCGCGGcgacctgcagcagcatctTCACAGTCATGCGCTGGTCATATGAAGAGGTGCATGCTGGGACACGAGGCTTCTCCCCGAGCCTgcaggtgggggaggggggcttCGGCGTGGTGTACCGGGCGACTCTAAACAACACGGACTGCGCCATCAAGAGGCTCCGACAG GATGGTCTGATAAACTGGCCTCAGCTGAAGAGAAGCTTCCAGACTGAAGTGGAGAAACTGTCAAA gtTCCGACACCGTAACATCGTGGACCTGCTGGGTTTCTGTGAAGGAGGAGGAACCTTGTGTCTGATCTACAGCTACATGAACCACGGATCTCTGGAGGACCAAATACACAAC gtgtgtgaGCTCCTCTCGTGGCCTCACAGAGTCAGTATTGTTGAAggggcagcagcagctctgcagtTCCTTCATCGCCCCCCTGCAGGTCAGGAACAGCTGATCCATGGAGACGTCAAGAG TTCCAACATCCTGCTGGACCAGCACCTTGTAGCGAAGCTTTCGGACTTCGGTCTGGCTCGGTATGCCCCGCCTGGTGGGTCCAGTCACTCGCTGACCCAGACGGGTTCTGTTGGTAAGACGGCGACGGTGAGGGGGACGTTGGCATACCTGCCGGACGAGTACGTGATGAGAGGAGAGCTGTGCACGGCCGTGGACGTGTACAGCTTCGGAGTG gttcTGCTGGAAGTGCTGACCGGGCGGCGGGCTCTGGAGAAAGATGGGACGTCCAGAGAGAGATACCTG AAGGATCTGGTGGACGAGATCCAGTCCAGTAAAAACGGCTCAATGTCAACAGCGTGGAGGAATCAGCTGGACAGACGTCTGATCTCAG GAGGGTCTGCTGAGCCAGTGGGCTGCCAGGAGGTGGTGGATCTGGCCTGTAGGACTCTGacacagcagaggaagaaaaggCCCAGCATGACGGAG gtGTTTGAGAAACTGAAGAGCATCCACAGCACTGTGAAGAaggcttcctcctcctcttcctccctccatTACAGTCCTCACCTCCCGCCCCCCCCTCAGTCCTTCCCCACACCCTCCAGCTCCCTGGATGAGGATGTCTCCCAGCAGATGGCCAAACTGGGGCCACTGATGCACTTGTATCCTgctccctcctcctcatcttcctcctcctcctcctcctcttcctacGCCCTCACCCCTCCTCACCCGCTCCACTCCTCCATCTtacctcctctctcctccttcaTCGGCCCGTGTGAGACGGATGAGAGTCGGGGTTTTTCCCAataccatcctccctcccaggTCGGGTCCAACGCTACCAGCTGCAGGTCTCTGACCCCGCCCACCAGAGACCCGAACCGCAGTCCCGTACCAGTCCAGCCATCTGTCCCGACCGAGGACCAATATCCCCTTCAGCCCAGCTGCTCTGGGTTCGGGTCTGTCAGAGAACCGAACCCGGGAACATGGGCCTGTGGGTTCTCTCTAGTGGGGTCCCTAAGGTCCATGTCACCTGTGCCCTCAG tttcagtccagATAAATCCCAGCAAACAGCATCTGCTGGAGAAGAAGAGTCTGAACGAGGAGGGTCAGACCAGCACTCCGCCGCTGCTGTCGTCTGATGACCTCT ATGGTGGGAGGAGTTCTGATGACGTCAGGGAACCGGAGGAGAGCGATGAGCTGGATTATCTTCCTGACAGAACCTGCTGA
- the irak1 gene encoding interleukin-1 receptor-associated kinase 1 isoform X2, whose translation MFGSGSGGNMSGGDLRGQLIIDLDPSVLVKFCLVMDGLTDLDWTRFASEVLRDQTNLRFAEKQPKRTDWVLKRWADRNGRVGELIDLLESLQLFRPRDIILSHIPGVTCSPSAPPPPPSVPFSQTPPAPPTVGCSGSKSGGKLLPGPAPPPVGLYSQEVQPGVDADDGKGAVAAATCSSIFTVMRWSYEEVHAGTRGFSPSLQVGEGGFGVVYRATLNNTDCAIKRLRQDGLINWPQLKRSFQTEVEKLSKFRHRNIVDLLGFCEGGGTLCLIYSYMNHGSLEDQIHNVCELLSWPHRVSIVEGAAAALQFLHRPPAGQEQLIHGDVKSSNILLDQHLVAKLSDFGLARYAPPGGSSHSLTQTGSVGKTATVRGTLAYLPDEYVMRGELCTAVDVYSFGVVLLEVLTGRRALEKDGTSRERYLKDLVDEIQSSKNGSMSTAWRNQLDRRLISGGSAEPVGCQEVVDLACRTLTQQRKKRPSMTEVFEKLKSIHSTVKKASSSSSSLHYSPHLPPPPQSFPTPSSSLDEDVSQQMAKLGPLMHLYPAPSSSSSSSSSSSSYALTPPHPLHSSILPPLSSFIGPCETDESRGFSQYHPPSQVGSNATSCRSLTPPTRDPNRSPVPVQPSVPTEDQYPLQPSCSGFGSVREPNPGTWACGFSLVGSLRSMSPVPSVSVQINPSKQHLLEKKSLNEEGQTSTPPLLSSDDLYGGRSSDDVREPEESDELDYLPDRTC comes from the exons ATGTTCGGTTCCGGTTCCGGTGGAAACATGTCGGGAGGAGACCTGCGGGGCCAGTTAATCATCGACCTGGATCCTTCCGTCCTCGTTAAGTTCTGCCTGGTCATGGACGGGCTGACGGACCTGGACTGGACCCGCTTTG CCTCAGAAGTCCTCAGAGACCAGACCAACCTTCGCTTTGCCGAGAAGCAGCCCAAACGGACCGACTGGGTTCTGAAAAGATGGGCGGACCGCAACGGTCGCGTCGGGGAGCTGATCGACCTGCTGGAATCCCTGCAGCTCTTCAGACCACGAGACATCATCCTGAGCC aCATACCAGGTGTGACTTGCTCCCCCTCtgctcctccccctcctccatcTGTCCCTTTTTCCCAAACACCTCCGGCTCCGCCCACAG TTGGTTGTTCAGGGAGTAAATCAGGAGGAAAGCTGTTACCTGGACCTGCCCCGCCCCCCGTCGGTCTGTACTCCCAG GAAGTGCAGCCTGGTGTTGATGCTGATGATGGAAAAGGAGCCGTTGCCGCGGcgacctgcagcagcatctTCACAGTCATGCGCTGGTCATATGAAGAGGTGCATGCTGGGACACGAGGCTTCTCCCCGAGCCTgcaggtgggggaggggggcttCGGCGTGGTGTACCGGGCGACTCTAAACAACACGGACTGCGCCATCAAGAGGCTCCGACAG GATGGTCTGATAAACTGGCCTCAGCTGAAGAGAAGCTTCCAGACTGAAGTGGAGAAACTGTCAAA gtTCCGACACCGTAACATCGTGGACCTGCTGGGTTTCTGTGAAGGAGGAGGAACCTTGTGTCTGATCTACAGCTACATGAACCACGGATCTCTGGAGGACCAAATACACAAC gtgtgtgaGCTCCTCTCGTGGCCTCACAGAGTCAGTATTGTTGAAggggcagcagcagctctgcagtTCCTTCATCGCCCCCCTGCAGGTCAGGAACAGCTGATCCATGGAGACGTCAAGAG TTCCAACATCCTGCTGGACCAGCACCTTGTAGCGAAGCTTTCGGACTTCGGTCTGGCTCGGTATGCCCCGCCTGGTGGGTCCAGTCACTCGCTGACCCAGACGGGTTCTGTTGGTAAGACGGCGACGGTGAGGGGGACGTTGGCATACCTGCCGGACGAGTACGTGATGAGAGGAGAGCTGTGCACGGCCGTGGACGTGTACAGCTTCGGAGTG gttcTGCTGGAAGTGCTGACCGGGCGGCGGGCTCTGGAGAAAGATGGGACGTCCAGAGAGAGATACCTG AAGGATCTGGTGGACGAGATCCAGTCCAGTAAAAACGGCTCAATGTCAACAGCGTGGAGGAATCAGCTGGACAGACGTCTGATCTCAG GAGGGTCTGCTGAGCCAGTGGGCTGCCAGGAGGTGGTGGATCTGGCCTGTAGGACTCTGacacagcagaggaagaaaaggCCCAGCATGACGGAG gtGTTTGAGAAACTGAAGAGCATCCACAGCACTGTGAAGAaggcttcctcctcctcttcctccctccatTACAGTCCTCACCTCCCGCCCCCCCCTCAGTCCTTCCCCACACCCTCCAGCTCCCTGGATGAGGATGTCTCCCAGCAGATGGCCAAACTGGGGCCACTGATGCACTTGTATCCTgctccctcctcctcatcttcctcctcctcctcctcctcttcctacGCCCTCACCCCTCCTCACCCGCTCCACTCCTCCATCTtacctcctctctcctccttcaTCGGCCCGTGTGAGACGGATGAGAGTCGGGGTTTTTCCCAataccatcctccctcccaggTCGGGTCCAACGCTACCAGCTGCAGGTCTCTGACCCCGCCCACCAGAGACCCGAACCGCAGTCCCGTACCAGTCCAGCCATCTGTCCCGACCGAGGACCAATATCCCCTTCAGCCCAGCTGCTCTGGGTTCGGGTCTGTCAGAGAACCGAACCCGGGAACATGGGCCTGTGGGTTCTCTCTAGTGGGGTCCCTAAGGTCCATGTCACCTGTGCCCTCAG tttcagtccagATAAATCCCAGCAAACAGCATCTGCTGGAGAAGAAGAGTCTGAACGAGGAGGGTCAGACCAGCACTCCGCCGCTGCTGTCGTCTGATGACCTCT ATGGTGGGAGGAGTTCTGATGACGTCAGGGAACCGGAGGAGAGCGATGAGCTGGATTATCTTCCTGACAGAACCTGCTGA